A genomic segment from Mobula birostris isolate sMobBir1 chromosome 31, sMobBir1.hap1, whole genome shotgun sequence encodes:
- the LOC140190858 gene encoding dynein light chain LC6, flagellar outer arm, with protein sequence MSERKAVIKNADMPEDMQQEAVECATQALEKYNIEKDIAAYIKKEFDKKYNPTWHCIVGRNFGSYVTHETKHFIYFYLGQVAILLFKSG encoded by the exons ATGTCTGAAAGAAAAGCTGTCATTAAGAACGCTGACATGCCTGAAGACATGCAGCAGGAAGCTGTGGAGTGTGCTACTCAGGCACTAGAGAAGTACAACATTGAGAAAGACATAGCAGCTTACATCAAAAAG GAATTTGACAAAAAGTATAATCCCACATGGCATTGTATTGTGGGCAGAAACTTTGGCAGCTATGTGACTCATGAAACAAAACACTTCATCTATTTCTACCTGGGCCAGGTAGCCATTCTCCTGTTTAAATCTGGCTGA